In Plasmodium falciparum 3D7 genome assembly, chromosome: 13, the following are encoded in one genomic region:
- a CDS encoding PRELI domain-containing protein, putative, with the protein MKLFEQEYKYQYDWGTVTSAFWLKYPNNIQKHIQNIDVIDRHIDTKEKVLKMKRIIHLKYYVPGLLKKLFNVDGSGLAIEEILINLEKKNLTINTVNYTLNPFVNITEKCEYFQKENDQNNTHYKQSTTLNINGFGYMKSLIENTIINTIREKSKQGISIMNDTIKRTVNDNIYINNLDKEKK; encoded by the exons atgaaacttTTTGAacaagaatataaatatcaatATGACTGGGGTACGGTTACG tcAGCCTTTTGGTTAAAATATCCCAATAATATTCAAAAGCACATACAAAATATTGATGTAATAGATAGACATATAGATACAAAAGAAAAggttttaaaaatgaaaagaattataCATCTAAAGTATTATGTACCAGGCTTATTAa AGAAATTATTTAATGTGGATGGTTCTGGACTAGCCATTGAAGAAATACTCATAAAcctagaaaaaaaaaacttaacTATAAATACTGTTAATTATACGCTCAACCCTTTTGTTAATATAACGGAAAAATGTGAATATTtccaaaaagaaaatgacc aAAATAACACACATTATAAACAAAGCACTACGTTGAATATTAATGGCTTTGGTTATATGAAGAGTCTAATAGAAAAt acCATAATTAATACAATACGTGAAAAAAGTAAGCAAGGAATATCTATCATGAACGATACTATAAAGAGAACAGTGAATGacaacatttatataaacaatttggataaagaaaaaaaataa
- a CDS encoding DEAD box helicase, putative, with product MVERFNEEIKRFFPFEPYKIQLNFMRLFYQVLTSSNIKKYDNLNLIYEVIKQNQNIQGMLKDDASNLIFDHLNVLKNEDIKNTEEEHIICEMKTGSGKSLTLLTSLIYWLWKHKMNLFFIKENIELKSTEPDWVKESVIEKVIEKYKHNIQQDHKIKENNLNILKKYFSFTDDKIALHKNIKISKKKCEQHEPVQKNDNFVLPDNNDEVRSDYSIDDKDKKKQIFICSRTQSQLNQYFHELKKIEKKMGEDFSINMIIIGSRKHLCINEAFLKKYKNINELNDCCKNSKCKYKEIYNEKMSEKWKKKNGKKKRIFYDSSCSSNSSENEDIETIDNYILITKLINNRNVDIEDIKDICKNEHIEICPYYLSKENIKNADIILLPYICILNENIRNNLKINIKNNIVIFDESQNIIENINSCNSVSISNHHILFCKIILNEYIKKYKNVLNNNNIIMIKQIIVYCNLLLESFTSIQQNLININKYTLLSKLDVLNLNNISNFLNNSMFCRKIKIFTESLMSTYFKNIKKYLHASFPIFKTTAIYILNEFTQKLIKSNLYDYVSIHYNDNYSPTIEHSENNLMNQINHSTRTLNGNNCKDEQNIFSTDCDIDKIKNKKRIMTSHGLTPVDSKKNKLQNGNHNTKKELFMNDWDDSKDQDVNDVMCKRSNCINNTQKCKNKNIKMSDDNFNNDDKKGFNDDTYNNLNIFFEEFFVKKRKDLFNEIEVISVSSCNNFQSITKDCSNVILIGGTLYPMEEFLLLFLNYNKNKIKLFSSDYIFKKQNIFARIFSTNLISSDFIDNTYKNRLKKDHLLNLAIYIYMITFNILYGNIIFFPSYNFLNDFYNFLNKEGEYIFNRIKKKKFVFFEKKNDDTIVKNYMNNIENIKNIDPNLRIQNGCILFCVMNGKLSEGINFYDDLCRNVVVVGIPFIKHDSVVDKNLLRLKYYREYTKDIMNTHDKNDNTKILIYDDVHKMCESYETKYAMKIINQCIGRSLRHVNDFSSFFFLDYRFSKKEIFQNLPSFIKTHINDIDNIIYKNYDDTENSYIKIKEHFQDTYANIKHFYTNQMSSCGFNFQPISQDLISNLVKDLDMLKKFHDTKNK from the exons atggtTGAACGATTTAATGAGGAAATAAAAAGGTTTTTTCCTTTCGAGCCATACAAg ATTCAGTTAAATTTTATGAGATTATTTTATCAAGTTTTGACAAGttcaaatattaaaaaatatgataacttaaatttaatttatgaagttattaaacaaaatcaaaatatacaaGGTATGTTAAAGGATGATGCTTCTAATTTAATCTTTGATCATTtgaatgttttaaaaaatgaggaTATTAAAAATACGGAAGAAGAGCATATTATTTGTGAAATGAAGACTGGTTCAGGTAAATCCTTGACCCTCCTGACGTCTTTAATATATTG GTTGTGGAAACATAAGATGAAcctatttttcataaaagaaaacatagaattaaaaagtacag AACCCGATTGGGTAAAAGAAAGCGTGATCGAAAAGGTTATAGAAAAATACAAACACAACATACAACAAGACCATaagataaaagaaaataatttaaatattttgaagAAGTACTTTTCTTTTACGGATGATAAAATTGCTCttcacaaaaatataaagataagtaaaaaaaaatgtgaacAACATGAACCAGTCCAGAAAAACGACAACTTTGTTCTACCAGATAACA atGATGAAGTTCGTAGTGATTATTCTATTgatgataaagataaaaaaaaacaa atatttatttgtagTAGAACACAATCCCAACTAAACCAATACTTTcatgaattaaaaaagatagaaaaaaaaatgggcGAGGATTTTtcaataaatatgattattatcgGGAGCAGAAAGCATCTATGCATAAATGag GCTTTCCTTAAgaagtataaaaatattaacgaATTAAACGACTGTTGCAAGAACAGTAAATGTAAAtacaaagaaatatataacgAAAAGATGAGcgaaaaatggaaaaaaaaaaatgggaaaaaaaagagaatttTTTATGATTCTTCTTGTAGTAGTAATTCTTcagaaaatgaagatatcGAAACAatagataattatattttaataacaaaattaataaataacagGAATGTAGATATAGAAGATATAAAAGACATATGTAAGAATGAACATATTGAAATATGTCCTTATTACTTAAGTAaagagaatataaaaaatgctgatataatattattaccatatatatgtatattaaacgaaaatataagaaataatttaaaaattaatataaaaaataatattgttatatttgaTGAATcacaaaatattattgaGAATATTAATAGTTGTAATTCTGTAAGTATATCAAATCATCATATATTGttttgtaaaataatattaaatgaatatattaaaaaatataaaaatgttctaaataataataatattataatgataaaacaaattattGTCTATTGTAATTTACTTTTAGAAAGTTTTACATCGATTCaacaaaatttaattaatataaataaatatacattattatcaaaGTTAGatgtattaaatttaaataatatttcaaattttttaaataattcgaTGTTTTGTAGGAAAATCAAAATCTTTACAGAATCTTTAATGtctacatattttaaaaatattaagaaatatCTACATGCTTCTTTTCCTATTTTTAAAACCActgctatatatatattaaatgaatttaCTCAGAAACTTATTAAATCCAATCTATATGATTATGTGTCTAttcattataatgataattattctCCCACAATAGAACACTCTGAAAATAATCTCATGAATCAAATAAATCATTCGACACGCACCCTGAACGGAAACAATTGTAAGgatgaacaaaatatattttccacGGATTGTGatattgataaaataaaaaataaaaaaagaattatgaCATCACATGGTCTAACACCTGTCGATagtaagaaaaataaattacaaaATGGTAATCATAACACAAAGAAAGAGTTGTTTATGAATGATTGGGATGATAGTAAAGATCAAGATGTCAACGATGTAATGTGTAAAAGAAGTAATTGTATAAATAACActcaaaaatgtaaaaataaaaatattaaaatgagtgatgataattttaataatgatgataaaaaaggaTTCAATgatgatacatataataacctgaatatattttttgaagaattctttgtaaaaaaaagaaaagactTATTTAACGAAATCGAAGTTATAAGTGTTAGTTCTTGTAATAACTTCCAAAGTATTACAAAAGATTGTAGTAATGTTATATTGATCGGTGGTACCTTATATCCGATGGAAgaatttttattactttttttaaattataataaaaataagataaaattattttcttctgattatatttttaaaaaacagAATATATTTGCTCGTATTTTTTCAACAAATTTAATTAGTTCCGATTTTATcgataatacatataagaaTAGACTAAAAAAGGaccatttattaaatttagctatttatatatatatgataacatttaatatattatatggtaatatcatttttttcccttcctacaattttttaaatgatttttataacttcttaaataaagaaggagaatatatttttaatagaatcaaaaaaaaaaaatttgttttctttgaaaaaaaaaatgatgataccatagtaaaaaattatatgaataatattgagaatattaaaaacatAGATCCAAATTTAAGAATACAAAATGGATGTATTCTTTTTTGTGTTATGAATGGTAAATTAAGTGAAGGAATCAATTTTTATGATGATTTATGTAGAAATGTTGTAGTAGTAGGAATTCCTTTTATAAAACATGACAGTGTTGTTGATAAGAATTTATTAAGACTTAAATATTATAGGGAATATACAAAGGATATAATGAATACtcatgataaaaatgataacaccaaaattttaatat ATGATGATGTTCATAAAATGTGCGAATCGTATGAAACTAAATATGCcatgaaaattattaatcAATGTATAGGAAGAAGTTTAAGACACGTCAACgatttttcatcttttttctttctagATTATAGATTTtcgaaaaaagaaattttccAGAATCTACcttcttttattaaaacaCACATAAATGATATCGacaacataatatataaaaattatgacgATACAGAAAatagttatataaaaattaaagaacaTTTCCAAGACACATATGCAAAtattaaacatttttatacaaATCAAATGTCATCCTGTGGTTTTAATTTTCAGCCTATTAGTCAGGACCTCATATCTAATTTGGTAAAGGACTTGGACATGTTAAAAAAATTCCACgacacaaaaaataaataa